The following proteins are encoded in a genomic region of Reichenbachiella sp.:
- a CDS encoding NAD(P)H-hydrate dehydratase, whose amino-acid sequence MDLNLCLKVLDAEQIRQADQFTIKNEPIHSIDLMERASEEFVKWFTAQFSADSPVVIFCGTGNNGGDGLVICRLLNEAGYMVSLFCVGDPDSGSRDFKINYDYIQNYDIPQTVIEEGNFPELTTGTIIIDAIFGSGLSRPVVGLIADLINHLNEQPCAFRVAVDIASGLGCNERFEEGAIMLATHTVSFQVPKLSLLLPDNEKQSGQLVIKSIGLVEEYIQSLSSSFYYSTEDFIKSFIRSRGKFSHKGTAGKNLLVAGGLGKMGAAVLASKACLRSGAGLLTVHVPGCGINVLQNSVPEAMVIVDEQDHLISKMNSISEFDVIGVGPGIGIDRMTALAINQILDQFDRPMVIDADALNILSENKEWIEKIPKGSVLTPHPGEFRRLVGDWNDDYERLDKQIRFCAEHDLIVLLKGANSSICNSDGTVIFNSTGNPGMATGGSGDVLTGIITALLGQGYSGYESAVLGAHLHGLSGDLYVRKYTEETLIASDLIDFLPEAFRKVSGR is encoded by the coding sequence ATGGATCTCAATTTATGCCTCAAAGTGCTCGACGCGGAGCAAATCCGCCAAGCTGATCAATTTACGATCAAGAATGAACCTATTCATTCGATAGACTTAATGGAGCGAGCTTCAGAGGAGTTTGTAAAATGGTTTACCGCTCAGTTTAGTGCCGATTCTCCAGTTGTGATATTTTGTGGAACAGGCAATAACGGTGGAGATGGCCTAGTAATTTGCAGACTGCTCAATGAAGCAGGGTATATGGTGTCTCTTTTTTGCGTGGGTGATCCGGATTCTGGCTCAAGGGATTTTAAAATCAACTATGATTACATTCAAAACTATGATATCCCACAAACAGTCATAGAAGAAGGTAATTTTCCCGAGTTAACTACTGGAACTATAATCATAGATGCCATATTTGGTTCAGGTTTGAGTCGTCCAGTTGTAGGATTAATTGCAGATCTTATTAACCACCTCAATGAACAACCCTGTGCCTTTCGTGTGGCAGTAGATATAGCTTCAGGTTTGGGTTGTAATGAAAGGTTTGAAGAAGGAGCAATTATGTTAGCTACACATACGGTCAGCTTTCAAGTTCCCAAACTATCCCTATTGCTTCCAGATAATGAGAAGCAAAGTGGGCAACTCGTGATTAAAAGTATTGGACTAGTAGAGGAATATATACAGTCACTTTCTTCAAGTTTTTATTATTCTACAGAAGATTTTATCAAATCATTTATTCGATCCAGAGGTAAGTTTTCACATAAAGGAACCGCCGGAAAAAACTTATTAGTAGCTGGTGGATTAGGAAAAATGGGTGCGGCCGTTTTGGCCAGTAAGGCATGTCTTCGATCGGGAGCAGGTTTGCTTACCGTTCATGTGCCAGGTTGTGGCATAAATGTATTACAAAATAGCGTGCCTGAAGCTATGGTCATAGTGGATGAGCAGGATCATTTGATTTCCAAAATGAATTCCATTTCAGAATTCGATGTTATAGGTGTGGGGCCGGGCATCGGTATTGATAGAATGACTGCTTTGGCCATAAACCAAATCCTTGATCAGTTTGATCGGCCGATGGTGATTGATGCTGATGCTTTGAATATTCTTTCGGAGAACAAAGAATGGATAGAGAAAATTCCAAAAGGATCAGTTCTTACGCCACACCCAGGAGAATTTAGAAGGTTGGTAGGAGATTGGAATGATGATTATGAACGACTCGATAAGCAAATTAGGTTCTGTGCTGAACATGATTTGATTGTTTTACTCAAAGGTGCCAATTCAAGTATTTGCAATTCAGATGGGACGGTGATTTTCAATTCTACCGGAAATCCAGGCATGGCTACTGGTGGAAGCGGAGACGTATTAACAGGAATTATTACTGCATTGTTAGGTCAGGGGTATTCAGGATACGAGAGTGCAGTACTTGGTGCTCATTTGCATGGGTTGTCAGGTGATTTGTATGTCAGGAAATATACGGAGGAGACATTAATAGCCTCAGACTTAATAGACTTCCTACCCGAAGCATTCCGAAAAGTTAGTGGAAGGTAG
- a CDS encoding type II toxin-antitoxin system RelE/ParE family toxin: MARNFKVQYNPQIYLDIQKFVDHYRKETGNNQLGTRFIKTVKTTLKKLNKSALHYQVRYDDIRFLPIPVFSVMVHYRVDEENNTVSVEAIFHTKDDPEKWTGR; this comes from the coding sequence CAGTACAACCCTCAGATTTATCTGGACATCCAAAAATTCGTAGATCACTACCGCAAAGAGACTGGCAACAATCAGTTGGGCACTCGCTTCATAAAGACGGTAAAAACCACCCTCAAAAAACTCAACAAATCTGCTTTACACTATCAGGTCAGATACGATGATATTCGGTTTCTACCCATCCCTGTTTTCTCTGTCATGGTGCACTATCGTGTAGATGAAGAAAATAATACTGTTTCTGTAGAGGCTATCTTTCATACTAAAGACGATCCTGAGAAGTGGACTGGCAGGTGA
- a CDS encoding DUF2723 domain-containing protein, with protein MSDYNKLNNITGWIIFILATTVYALTVEPTASFWDCGEFIAVSYKLEVPHPPGAPFFLLLGRLFSFLAMGDVTQVAYWINMLSVLSSGFTVLFLFWSITHLAKKLVTPDTSYTNFVIIGSGLIGALSYTFSDSFWFSAVEAEVYGMSSFFTAFVVWAMLKWENIKDPSDENRWMILIAYMVGLSIGVHLLNLVTVPALGLIYYFKKREKLSTKGIITTLLASGAIVLIIMEGVIPGLPSFAGKMEIFFVNNLGLPFNSGIIFFIALFLGGLVYGIYYSIKSSNATLNTILVSFAFIIIGYSSYSIVLIRSNYNPPIDENNPEDVLSYVSYLKREQYGSRPLLHGQVFTADIVDQKKGAAVYTKGEDKYEITDHKLEYIYDPEHTTILPRAYSNQPGHVQRYREILGLKNGEKPSFGDNLAYMFKHQLGTMYFRYFMWNFAGRASDIQGADWVGLNDAFEKVPPMLEENKGRNIFFMIPLILGIIGLTFQYYKDPRNFAFVGLLFFLTGAAIVLYLNSPPTEPRERDYIYAGSYYAYAFWIGIGFIAIFNGLMAVIKKGIPAAAIALVICLSAPIIMASEGWDDHDRSNRYFSVDSAKNFLASCEPNAIIFTGGDNDTFPLWYVQEVEGFRTDVRVIVLSYFNTDWYIAQMMRDAYESKPLPFGLTLDNYKQGGLNDYLPLVERQNIKGGTMNAAQFIKLIKEEHPALAVPTSISSYNSVPAKNFYLPIDSAKVMEMGIIPEQFASRLSDRMTWSMKGRGLEKKDLAILDLIVNNNWERPIYFNNTSASSVNFNLKDYMVQEGNAFRLLPIKSQTSGEMFVNTDIMFDNMINNFHWRELDNPTVYYSEDYRNFVLNHRASFNTLIENLLAEGKTEKAREALMKCLEFMPDDVIRYDHFSVQQVGYLILVGEEEKAIEMAELISQRSDEMLTYLYTTGNLDRFELQKNLISLSELARTFRGTENLELASKYEELFRKHYELVQ; from the coding sequence ATGAGCGATTACAATAAGTTAAACAATATAACCGGTTGGATTATTTTCATTCTAGCCACTACAGTATATGCCCTTACTGTAGAGCCCACTGCTAGTTTTTGGGATTGTGGTGAATTTATAGCTGTATCATACAAGCTTGAAGTTCCTCACCCACCAGGCGCACCATTCTTTTTATTACTAGGGAGATTGTTCTCTTTCCTTGCCATGGGTGACGTAACCCAAGTGGCTTATTGGATCAATATGTTGAGTGTATTGAGTAGTGGATTTACAGTACTGTTCCTGTTTTGGTCAATCACTCATTTAGCAAAAAAACTAGTCACTCCAGACACCAGTTATACCAACTTTGTCATCATAGGCAGCGGATTAATAGGCGCTTTGTCTTATACCTTCTCTGATTCGTTTTGGTTTTCCGCAGTAGAAGCTGAGGTTTATGGCATGTCTTCATTTTTCACTGCTTTTGTTGTTTGGGCAATGCTCAAATGGGAAAACATCAAAGACCCATCAGATGAAAACAGATGGATGATTCTAATTGCCTACATGGTAGGGCTTTCTATTGGGGTTCACTTGTTGAACTTGGTGACTGTACCAGCATTAGGTTTAATTTATTATTTCAAGAAAAGAGAAAAATTAAGCACGAAAGGTATTATCACTACGCTTTTGGCCAGTGGTGCAATTGTTCTAATAATTATGGAAGGTGTCATACCAGGACTACCAAGCTTTGCAGGCAAGATGGAAATCTTCTTTGTCAACAACTTAGGCCTACCTTTCAACTCAGGAATAATTTTCTTCATAGCCTTATTTTTAGGTGGTTTGGTGTATGGAATCTATTATTCCATAAAATCCAGCAATGCTACTTTGAATACGATCCTTGTAAGTTTTGCCTTTATCATAATCGGATACTCTTCTTATTCCATAGTGTTGATTAGATCTAATTATAATCCTCCGATCGATGAAAACAATCCGGAAGATGTATTGAGTTATGTTTCTTATCTGAAAAGAGAGCAATATGGTAGTAGACCATTGCTTCACGGTCAGGTATTTACTGCAGATATTGTAGATCAGAAAAAAGGCGCTGCAGTTTACACTAAAGGAGAGGACAAATACGAAATCACTGATCACAAATTAGAATACATCTATGACCCAGAGCATACGACCATCTTACCTAGAGCGTACAGCAATCAACCTGGGCACGTTCAACGTTATCGTGAAATCTTAGGGTTGAAAAATGGTGAGAAGCCAAGTTTCGGAGATAACCTGGCTTACATGTTCAAACACCAGTTGGGCACGATGTACTTCCGTTACTTCATGTGGAATTTTGCCGGAAGAGCTTCCGACATTCAGGGAGCGGACTGGGTAGGCCTCAATGATGCATTTGAAAAAGTACCTCCAATGCTCGAAGAAAATAAAGGAAGAAACATCTTCTTCATGATTCCTTTGATCCTAGGTATCATCGGCTTGACATTCCAATATTATAAAGACCCGAGAAACTTTGCCTTTGTTGGTCTGTTGTTCTTCTTAACTGGAGCAGCGATTGTATTGTATTTGAACTCCCCTCCTACAGAGCCGAGAGAAAGAGATTACATCTATGCGGGCAGTTATTATGCCTATGCTTTTTGGATTGGCATAGGGTTTATCGCCATATTTAATGGCCTAATGGCAGTGATCAAAAAAGGAATACCAGCTGCAGCTATTGCACTTGTCATTTGTTTATCAGCTCCAATCATTATGGCTTCTGAAGGCTGGGATGATCATGATCGATCAAACAGATACTTCTCCGTAGATTCAGCGAAAAACTTCCTGGCTTCTTGTGAGCCAAATGCCATCATTTTCACAGGAGGAGACAATGATACTTTCCCATTATGGTATGTGCAGGAAGTAGAAGGATTCAGAACTGACGTAAGAGTAATTGTATTGAGCTACTTCAACACGGATTGGTACATCGCTCAAATGATGCGCGATGCTTATGAATCAAAACCACTTCCGTTTGGATTGACACTTGACAATTATAAACAAGGTGGTTTGAATGACTACTTGCCATTAGTCGAAAGGCAAAACATAAAAGGTGGTACGATGAACGCAGCTCAGTTTATCAAGTTGATCAAAGAAGAACACCCAGCGTTGGCAGTACCGACTTCTATCAGCAGCTATAACTCCGTGCCTGCCAAAAACTTCTACTTACCGATAGATTCGGCTAAAGTGATGGAAATGGGAATTATCCCAGAACAATTTGCTTCAAGACTTTCTGATCGCATGACCTGGAGCATGAAAGGCAGAGGGTTAGAGAAGAAGGATTTGGCGATTTTGGATTTGATTGTGAACAACAATTGGGAAAGGCCAATTTATTTCAACAATACATCCGCCTCAAGTGTAAACTTCAATTTGAAGGACTACATGGTTCAGGAAGGGAATGCCTTCAGGTTATTGCCAATAAAAAGTCAAACCTCTGGTGAAATGTTTGTGAATACGGATATCATGTTTGACAATATGATCAACAACTTTCATTGGAGAGAGTTGGACAACCCTACAGTTTATTATTCCGAAGACTACAGAAATTTCGTTTTGAATCACAGAGCTAGTTTCAATACCTTAATTGAAAATTTACTAGCTGAAGGAAAAACTGAAAAAGCACGAGAGGCTCTAATGAAATGCCTGGAGTTCATGCCAGATGATGTAATCAGATATGACCACTTTAGCGTGCAACAAGTAGGTTACTTGATTCTTGTTGGTGAAGAAGAAAAAGCGATAGAAATGGCTGAATTGATTTCACAAAGATCTGATGAGATGCTGACCTACTTATATACTACAGGCAATCTGGACAGATTTGAATTACAAAAGAATCTGATCTCACTCAGCGAATTGGCTAGAACATTCAGAGGGACTGAAAACCTCGAGCTTGCTAGTAAGTATGAGGAACTATTCAGAAAACACTACGAACTGGTTCAATAG
- a CDS encoding NADH-quinone oxidoreductase subunit D encodes MSQAIEYKYRPENLNESAPNVYDESKLTREEMVINIGPQHPSTHGVLRLEVVTDGEIVVDVVPHLGYLHRCFEKHAEQVAMNGVIPFVDRMDYVGAMNSEHAYAMGVERMLGIEDKIPKRVEYIRVLVAELNRIASHFVAIGTYGLDIGAFTPFLWVMRDREHILRLLEWVSGARMLYNYIWIGGLFYDLPVGFEEKCLEFINYLKPKLVELDEVLMNNKIFIERTANIGVIPRNLAIDYGVTGPILRGSGLRLDYRKVDGYSVYPELDFDVPIGAGQMGQTGDCWDRTWVRVEEVKQSVKIIEQCLTQLTGDLKRTRDFDPREVVPKKIRPKAQDLYVRAENPKGELGFFFRTDGRSDVAVRCKARGCSFSNLSILPAISKGYMVGDLIAIVGSLDFVMGEVDR; translated from the coding sequence ATGAGCCAAGCTATAGAATACAAATACCGTCCAGAAAATCTCAATGAGTCCGCACCCAATGTGTATGATGAGTCCAAACTCACACGTGAGGAAATGGTCATCAATATCGGACCACAACACCCGTCTACGCATGGCGTACTTCGCTTAGAAGTAGTTACAGACGGCGAGATCGTAGTGGATGTAGTGCCTCATTTGGGTTATTTGCATCGCTGCTTCGAGAAGCATGCCGAGCAAGTCGCCATGAATGGTGTGATTCCTTTCGTAGATCGCATGGACTATGTCGGCGCTATGAACTCCGAACATGCCTATGCGATGGGCGTAGAACGGATGTTAGGCATCGAAGATAAAATTCCGAAGCGTGTAGAATACATCCGTGTGCTTGTGGCTGAGTTGAATCGAATAGCCTCGCATTTCGTGGCGATTGGTACTTATGGATTGGATATTGGCGCATTTACTCCCTTCCTTTGGGTGATGCGTGATCGTGAGCACATCCTTCGATTACTCGAATGGGTAAGTGGTGCCCGCATGCTTTACAACTACATCTGGATTGGCGGACTGTTTTACGATTTGCCAGTAGGCTTCGAAGAGAAATGTCTAGAGTTTATCAATTACCTCAAACCAAAATTGGTTGAACTGGACGAAGTGTTGATGAACAACAAAATATTCATTGAGCGTACGGCCAACATCGGAGTGATCCCAAGGAATCTGGCCATCGACTACGGTGTGACCGGTCCAATCCTTAGAGGGTCTGGCTTGAGGCTAGATTACCGAAAGGTAGATGGTTATTCCGTGTATCCAGAGTTGGATTTTGATGTTCCCATTGGCGCAGGCCAAATGGGCCAAACAGGAGACTGCTGGGATCGCACTTGGGTGCGAGTGGAAGAAGTGAAACAGTCTGTAAAAATCATTGAGCAGTGCTTAACGCAACTTACTGGAGATCTTAAGCGAACCAGAGATTTTGACCCTAGAGAAGTGGTACCTAAGAAGATCAGACCGAAAGCGCAGGACTTGTATGTGCGTGCTGAAAACCCAAAAGGGGAGTTAGGTTTCTTTTTCAGAACTGATGGGAGGTCTGATGTTGCCGTCAGGTGCAAGGCTCGGGGATGTAGTTTTTCTAATCTATCTATTCTTCCAGCCATATCTAAAGGCTACATGGTGGGTGATTTGATAGCAATTGTAGGATCGTTAGACTTCGTGATGGGAGAAGTGGATAGATAA
- a CDS encoding IS3 family transposase (programmed frameshift), with amino-acid sequence MKDEKRSSLGGKKRTQRDYNMGFKLAVVSEVEKGEMTYKQAQKTYGIQGRSTVLVWLRRYGKLDWSHPKQHFMASPKSKETPAQKIKRLERELSDERLKNEILNMMIDISDKEHGTSIRKKGITQTIWRIREEKHVSLSRSCRLFGISRQAVYQSIQRSKQRAEELSRIKPLVQKVRMQMPRLGTRKLYHSLKGEFDRQNIKVGRDALFNYLRAEHLLIKPKKNYTKTTNSKHWLRKYPNLLKDRKAIRPEEVFVSDITYIKSRERTHYLSLVTDAYSRKIMGYHLSDDMSAEHVVKALKVAVKNRKTTQTLIHHSDRGLQYCSTLYQSELSNHQITPSMTDGYDCYQNALAERVNGILKGEFLIHKCNTGQELKILIKESIDTYNNQRPHLSLNYKTPNFIHEKTCEYQSTGFT; translated from the exons ATGAAAGACGAGAAGCGCAGTTCTTTAGGAGGGAAAAAGCGCACCCAGCGCGACTACAACATGGGCTTTAAACTGGCGGTTGTATCTGAAGTGGAAAAAGGCGAAATGACCTACAAGCAAGCCCAAAAAACTTATGGTATACAAGGAAGGAGTACAGTTTTGGTTTGGTTACGCAGATATGGTAAATTAGACTGGAGTCACCCGAAGCAACACTTTATGGCCTCACCTAAATCAAAAGAGACACCAGCACAGAAGATCAAGCGATTAGAACGTGAATTATCTGATGAGCGATTGAAGAATGAGATTCTTAATATGATGATTGACATCTCAGACAAAGAACACGGAACTTCAATCAGAAAAAAGG GGATTACCCAAACAATCTGGCGCATCCGAGAAGAAAAGCACGTGAGTCTCTCACGTAGCTGTCGACTGTTTGGGATTAGTAGACAGGCGGTTTATCAATCAATACAGAGATCTAAGCAAAGAGCAGAAGAACTCTCCAGGATCAAACCCCTTGTCCAAAAGGTAAGGATGCAAATGCCCCGACTGGGCACGCGGAAGCTGTACCATTCATTGAAAGGTGAATTTGACCGGCAAAACATAAAAGTGGGTAGAGATGCTTTGTTCAACTATTTAAGAGCCGAACACCTGCTCATCAAGCCAAAGAAGAATTATACAAAAACTACCAACAGTAAGCATTGGTTGAGAAAATACCCCAACCTATTGAAGGATCGGAAAGCTATTCGCCCTGAAGAAGTTTTTGTCAGTGATATTACTTACATCAAAAGTAGGGAGCGAACCCATTACCTCTCTTTGGTCACAGATGCATATAGTAGAAAGATTATGGGCTATCACCTCAGTGATGACATGAGTGCTGAACACGTGGTCAAAGCACTGAAAGTTGCTGTCAAAAACAGAAAAACAACCCAAACGCTTATTCATCATTCCGATAGAGGATTACAATATTGCTCCACTCTTTATCAGTCTGAGCTTAGTAATCATCAAATCACCCCATCTATGACCGATGGGTATGACTGCTATCAAAATGCACTAGCAGAAAGAGTTAATGGTATCCTAAAGGGGGAGTTCCTCATTCATAAATGCAATACTGGCCAAGAATTGAAAATACTGATCAAAGAGTCAATAGATACCTACAACAATCAAAGACCTCATCTAAGTCTCAACTATAAAACACCTAACTTTATACATGAAAAAACCTGTGAATATCAATCCACAGGTTTTACTTAA
- a CDS encoding T9SS type A sorting domain-containing protein, with protein MQLLKVIGSVVLLLAATTAWAQDSTSTTTYTAESIIFDNESLDFSNQIEVYPNPSIDYIVVNIRNSTLRETSFELHSIIGNTVKVDAENVGSDKYRINIKNFNPGYYFVVVKDDFSQFKEAYKFLKK; from the coding sequence ATGCAATTATTAAAAGTTATCGGATCAGTGGTCTTGTTGCTAGCAGCGACCACAGCATGGGCTCAAGATAGTACCAGCACGACGACTTATACTGCAGAGTCAATCATATTCGATAATGAATCGCTAGACTTTTCCAATCAAATCGAAGTTTACCCAAATCCTTCTATTGATTACATTGTTGTTAATATTAGAAATTCAACTTTGAGGGAAACCTCTTTTGAATTGCATAGCATCATTGGAAATACAGTGAAGGTGGATGCGGAAAATGTTGGTAGTGATAAATATCGCATCAATATCAAAAACTTTAATCCCGGTTATTATTTTGTGGTGGTTAAAGATGATTTCTCTCAATTTAAAGAAGCCTATAAATTTTTAAAGAAGTAA
- a CDS encoding M1 family aminopeptidase: MKYTKCLSLIFGILFFVQNKGVTQSNSEGETISGDLMESELLTYKGSASRIWDLLHTDLAVSFDWEKRYLNGTATLDLSPLFYEQESLVLDAKGMDIHSVSVNGKANEFEYDGWEMLIPLSKTHTRKDTIQVIIDYTAKPYEREAGGSEAIEENRGLYFINADGSDPDKPQQIWTQGETEASSGWFPTIDIPNERCTQKMRITVQDKFKTLSNGLLTEQIKEPNGKRTDVWEMDQPHPPYLFMMTIGEFSVTRDEWNDVPLAYWLEEDYGQYAKDIFGHTPEMMTFFSDILGYPYPWKKYDQIVVRDYVSGAMENTTASLFYEDLNVDRRYLVDDNWDGIIAHELMHQWFGDLVTCESWSNLTLNEGFASYSEYLWNQYKYGQDEADYTFLVEQEAYLIEAAEEPKNLIRYYYEDQEDLFDAHTYNKGAAVLHMLRSYIGDDAFFLGLKNYLHANAFNSVEAAQLRMAFEEVTGEDLNWFFDQWFFFAGHPELEVRHAYENDTLTLTVEQTQNQDEMPIFQLPVFVDIWKGDELASFPIVINEAFETYQFPMEEKPDVVIFDSERQLLGVINHPKTEEEYFTQFVKDGSLYSRIETLDSLYSFEDKKLVDQILRKAFEDPYYMVRQYALEYLMDEEVKLKKYENDVVKMLNDPSSQVRAYALAYIGESGFEKYRAEFNKALNDSSYLVAASTIAQFTKNEEKLPAEFLVSQQEVTNLNIVIMLAEYYLFQEHKDSFDWFQNRMNGLDGNTLFFFIQAYAEKLLEAPDQYRKAAIPQFEDVARNNSNYMARFSAFQALVLMSDIEGVDAIIKDVRANEKDERLLELYKGI; this comes from the coding sequence ATGAAGTATACAAAATGTCTTTCATTGATTTTTGGAATTTTATTTTTTGTCCAGAATAAAGGAGTTACGCAATCGAATAGTGAAGGAGAAACGATTTCCGGAGATTTGATGGAGTCAGAACTCTTAACATACAAAGGCTCTGCTTCCAGAATATGGGATTTGCTTCATACGGATTTGGCAGTATCCTTCGACTGGGAAAAGCGATATCTTAATGGAACAGCTACTTTGGATTTATCCCCATTATTTTATGAGCAAGAGTCATTGGTATTGGATGCCAAAGGAATGGATATCCATTCGGTGTCTGTGAATGGTAAGGCCAATGAATTTGAATATGATGGCTGGGAAATGTTGATTCCTTTGAGTAAGACGCATACTCGTAAAGACACAATTCAAGTGATCATTGATTACACAGCAAAACCTTACGAGCGAGAAGCGGGTGGAAGTGAAGCCATTGAAGAAAATCGAGGTTTATATTTTATCAATGCAGATGGATCTGATCCTGACAAACCTCAACAAATCTGGACCCAGGGAGAAACTGAAGCTAGTTCTGGATGGTTTCCTACCATAGATATTCCTAATGAGCGTTGTACGCAGAAAATGAGAATTACCGTGCAGGACAAGTTCAAGACCTTGTCTAATGGCTTGCTGACAGAGCAAATTAAAGAGCCCAACGGGAAAAGAACAGATGTTTGGGAGATGGACCAACCACATCCTCCTTATTTATTTATGATGACCATTGGTGAGTTCAGTGTTACTAGAGACGAATGGAATGATGTACCATTGGCTTATTGGCTGGAAGAAGATTATGGTCAGTATGCCAAGGATATATTTGGCCATACGCCTGAAATGATGACCTTCTTTTCTGATATATTGGGTTATCCATATCCATGGAAAAAGTACGATCAGATTGTAGTTCGTGATTATGTGTCAGGCGCTATGGAAAATACTACCGCTTCTTTATTTTATGAAGACCTAAATGTAGATCGTCGATATTTAGTTGACGACAATTGGGATGGCATCATTGCTCATGAGCTGATGCACCAGTGGTTTGGAGACCTAGTGACCTGCGAATCTTGGTCGAATCTAACCTTGAATGAAGGGTTTGCGAGTTATTCTGAATACTTGTGGAATCAATACAAATATGGTCAGGATGAAGCGGACTATACTTTTTTAGTAGAACAAGAGGCCTATTTGATAGAAGCGGCAGAAGAACCTAAAAATTTGATTCGCTACTATTATGAAGATCAGGAAGATTTGTTTGATGCTCATACTTACAATAAGGGAGCAGCTGTCTTGCATATGTTGAGGAGTTATATAGGAGATGACGCTTTTTTTCTAGGTTTGAAAAATTATTTGCATGCCAATGCCTTCAATTCCGTGGAAGCAGCACAGTTGAGAATGGCTTTCGAAGAAGTTACAGGAGAGGATTTGAATTGGTTTTTTGACCAATGGTTTTTCTTTGCCGGGCATCCTGAACTTGAGGTTAGACATGCATATGAAAATGATACTTTGACTCTGACTGTGGAACAAACCCAAAATCAGGACGAAATGCCCATATTCCAATTGCCAGTATTCGTGGACATATGGAAAGGAGACGAATTGGCTAGCTTCCCGATAGTGATCAATGAAGCCTTTGAGACCTATCAGTTTCCGATGGAAGAAAAGCCGGATGTTGTCATTTTCGATAGCGAGCGTCAACTTCTCGGTGTTATCAACCACCCTAAAACCGAAGAGGAATATTTTACACAGTTTGTGAAGGACGGTAGTTTATATAGTAGAATCGAAACACTGGATAGTTTATATTCCTTCGAAGATAAAAAACTCGTTGACCAAATTTTGAGAAAGGCTTTTGAAGATCCTTATTATATGGTTAGACAGTATGCTTTGGAATATTTGATGGACGAAGAAGTGAAATTGAAAAAATATGAAAACGATGTTGTGAAAATGTTAAACGATCCCAGTTCACAGGTTAGAGCGTATGCACTCGCTTATATCGGAGAAAGCGGATTTGAAAAATACAGAGCAGAATTCAATAAAGCCTTAAATGACTCCTCATATCTGGTGGCAGCATCCACTATTGCCCAATTCACCAAAAATGAAGAAAAGTTACCCGCTGAATTTTTAGTTAGCCAACAAGAGGTAACTAACCTGAATATCGTGATCATGCTTGCTGAATATTATCTCTTTCAAGAGCACAAAGATTCCTTCGACTGGTTTCAGAACCGAATGAATGGATTGGACGGAAATACACTATTCTTCTTTATTCAGGCTTACGCGGAAAAACTCTTAGAGGCTCCGGACCAATATAGGAAAGCCGCCATCCCTCAATTCGAAGACGTGGCCAGAAACAACTCCAATTATATGGCTAGGTTTTCAGCCTTTCAGGCTTTGGTGTTGATGTCGGACATAGAAGGCGTTGATGCTATTATCAAAGATGTTCGTGCCAATGAAAAAGATGAAAGGTTGTTGGAATTGTATAAGGGGATATGA
- a CDS encoding NADH-quinone oxidoreductase subunit C — translation MTTEEFKNLIDSKLGEGVVLSIDENATPKALVIDSTNMEAVMALLKDDSSSFCDLLSCLTAIDNGQEANTMEVIYNLYSIPLEHSIMIKTVISRENPEIETVTHLWKTADWHEREAYDLFGITFNNHPDLRRILMPADWEGYPMRKDYEEPATYRGMKTIREEGDPA, via the coding sequence ATGACAACGGAAGAATTTAAAAATCTGATAGATTCAAAACTTGGAGAAGGGGTGGTTTTGTCCATCGATGAAAATGCTACGCCTAAGGCATTGGTCATAGATTCCACGAATATGGAGGCTGTGATGGCCCTACTGAAAGATGACTCGTCCTCATTTTGCGATCTACTGTCATGCCTGACGGCCATAGACAATGGCCAAGAGGCGAATACCATGGAGGTGATTTACAACTTGTATTCCATTCCTTTGGAACACTCGATCATGATCAAAACGGTGATTTCGAGAGAAAATCCAGAGATAGAAACAGTCACTCATTTGTGGAAAACAGCCGATTGGCACGAACGTGAGGCGTATGACCTATTTGGAATCACTTTCAACAACCATCCAGATTTGAGAAGAATATTAATGCCGGCCGATTGGGAAGGATATCCCATGCGAAAAGATTATGAAGAACCAGCCACTTATCGTGGAATGAAAACCATCAGAGAGGAGGGAGATCCAGCATGA